Genomic window (Betaproteobacteria bacterium):
GCCGAGATCACGTAGAGCGAGGCCAGGCTGTCGAAAGGGATGAACATCAGCAAGGCGAGCCCCTGCAAGGCGGACCCGATGATCAAGGTGCGCACCCCGCCGACGCGGTCGGAAATGATTCCAAAGGTGATGCGGCTCACGATGCCAAAGCCCAGCATCATGGACAGCATTTGCGCCCCACGCGCGGGGCCATAACCCAGATCGCCGCAATAGGCCACGATGTGAACCTGGGGCATGGACATGGCGACACAGCAGGCCACCCCGGCAACGCAGAGCAGTGTCTGCAAGGCGTTGGGCGAGAGCCCGAGAGAGCGTGCCCCCGTGGACAGACTACTTGGCACAGTGGAGGACTGTGCCGCCGGGCGCCGCCGCAGCAGCAGGGCCAACGGCAGCATCACGGCGAGGCAGAAACAACCGATGCCGAAGAACGTTTGCCGCCAATCCGTGGATTGGAAAAAGTGTTGCGCGACGGTGGGCCACAACGCACCGCCCAGATAATTTCCACTCGCGCATATACCCACCGCTAATCCTCGCCGGCGCGAGAACCACAATGACGTATCGGCAATGAGCGGGCCGAAGGTGGCGGAACTGCCGAGCAATCCGATCAGCAGTCCGTAGGTGGCCGTGTATTGGCCCAAGCTGGTTGCCTTGCTCGACAGGATGTAACCCAGGGAAAGGCACAGCGTGCCGAACAGCACCGGCCACATGATCCCAATGCGATCGGAGATTCGTCCCATGAGAATGCTGCCCAGGCCCAGGCCGATCATGGTCACCGTGTAGGGCAGCGAGGCCTCCGAGCGCGTGACGCCGAACTCCGCCTGCACTTGCGGCAAGGCCACGCTTACGATGAACATGCCCGAGCTACCCATGGCGGCCAGCAACACGGACACCACCAACCGCATCCAGGCGTAGGGTGAATCGGCTTCCGGATTATTTTTCACAACAGTATTCGTAGGGGCAATCCGCAAGGATACCCGGCTGCGATGAGAGTTGAACTCGGCACACGCATCGCGCACAATCGCACTATGGCCGAAACTACTCAATGGGCATTTCCCGAGAACCTTCAACCCAACCCGAAGGATCTCGATTT
Coding sequences:
- a CDS encoding MFS transporter; this translates as MRLVVSVLLAAMGSSGMFIVSVALPQVQAEFGVTRSEASLPYTVTMIGLGLGSILMGRISDRIGIMWPVLFGTLCLSLGYILSSKATSLGQYTATYGLLIGLLGSSATFGPLIADTSLWFSRRRGLAVGICASGNYLGGALWPTVAQHFFQSTDWRQTFFGIGCFCLAVMLPLALLLRRRPAAQSSTVPSSLSTGARSLGLSPNALQTLLCVAGVACCVAMSMPQVHIVAYCGDLGYGPARGAQMLSMMLGFGIVSRITFGIISDRVGGVRTLIIGSALQGLALLMFIPFDSLASLYVISAMFGLFQGGIVPSYAIIVRENFSPKEAGVRVTMVLTATMFGMALGGWLSGAIFDLTGSYNAAFMNGMAWNGLNLVIATWLLRRSMRRRVTT